From one Psilocybe cubensis strain MGC-MH-2018 chromosome 13, whole genome shotgun sequence genomic stretch:
- a CDS encoding (S)-coclaurine N-methyltransferase produces MDSVLQVGYNLLDRGLVPDLALRIAIRLLLRQRLREINTGSLEANHTEKMKFIEGLRNHYTIADVPEKANEQLYEVSTEFMLSTLGPYGKYSAGLYPTGRETLAEAEKFMLESYCTKAYLRDGQDILDLGCGWGSLSLFLAEKYPNSRITGLSNSATQKQYIDGAAKKRGLTNVTIITADVNTHDFDSSIRFDRIISVEMLEHMKNYQMLFKKISSWLRPRSQKAEISNEADESLLFVHIICHKTMPYHFVENDGWMAKNFFSGGTMPSHDLFVYFQSDLTLIRSWYISGKHHSRTLEHWLQNQDKNRKKGLKELQMDAIEKGYNAIEGKKSFYRFRVFFMACSELFNMDGGEQWGLGHYLFKAK; encoded by the exons ATGGACTCCGTTCTCCAAGTTGGATACAACCTGCTCGATAGG GGGCTAGTCCCAGACTTGGCGCTTCGGATTGCGATACGCCTGCTTTTACGCCAACGTCTACGCGAGATCAACACTGGGTCTCTTGAAGCAAACCACACAGAAAAGATGAAATTCATCGAAGGTCTGCGAAACCACTACACCATTGCAGACGTTCCCGAGAAGGCCAACGAACAACTTTACGAA GTTTCTACGGAATTCATGCTGTCGACCCTCGGGCCATACGGAAAATATTCCGCGGGCTTGTATCCCACTGGAAGAGAGACGCTTGCTGAAGCCGAGAAATTCATGCTGGAGAGTTACTGTACGAAGGCCTATTTGCGCGATGGACAGGACATCCTGGATTTAGGATGTG GATGGGGAAGCCTCTCATTATTTTTGGCAGAG AAATATCCTAACTCACGTATCACGGGCTTGTCAAACTCGGCGACCCAAAAGCAATATATAGACGGCGCAGCTAAAAAACGTGGTTTAACCAACGTTACG ATCATCACAGCAGATGTCAACACACATGATTTTGATAGTTCGATAAG ATTCGACAGAATTATTAGTGTCGAG ATGCTTGAACATATGAAAAATTATCAGATGTTGTTTAAGAAAATCTCCTCGTGGCTTCGTCCAAGATCTCAGAAAGCCGAAATCTCCAACGAAGCAGACGAATCCCTGCTTTTTGTTCATATTATTTGCCACAAAACAATGCCGTACCATTTCGTAGAAAATGATGGCTGGATGGCGAAGAACTTCTTTTCAG GCGGGACTATGCCCTCGCATGACCTATTT GTGTATTTCCAATCGGATTTAACTTTGATCCGAAGCTGGTACATATCCGGAAAACACCACTCAAGAACGCTGGAGCATTGGCTTCAGAACCAGGACAAGAATAGAAAAA AGGGATTGAAGGAACTCCAGATGGACGCAATCGAAAAAGGATACAATGCTATTGAAGGGAAAAAGTCATTTTATAG GTTCCGTGTCTTTTTTATGGCATGCTCTGAGTTGTTCAATATGGATGGAGGAGAACA GTGGGGTCTTGGACATTACTTATTCAAAGCGAAATAA